In the genome of Abyssalbus ytuae, the window AAAATCTTACATATTTAATATGTTAAATATTTAATATATATAAGATAAATTTTTCATTATAAAGTAATGAAGGTATATATGAGAAGATTACATGCATATTTAAAAACATTCATTAAGATAAATAATCTTACTGCACTTTTTTTAATAAATGCTTTAATTGTTATGCAAGAATCCTATTCTCAGGAAACTTTTGGTGATGATTTTGAGACTGTTTCCTATGGTAATAATACCGGAACACTTAATTTTACTGGGGATTGGATAGAAGTGAACGAAACCACCAACTCGACCACAGGAAAAATAACCATAACTTCAAACCAGCTTAGGTTACAAGGGTTAAACTCTTTAGCTGATTTTATTTATAGAAATTTAGATTTAACAGGGGCTACCAGTGCAACCATAACATGGGATTATGATATTTCTAACCTTTCAAATAACCGGAGGTTGGCTCTAATAGTATGGGATGATGTGGTGGAACAATATGTAGACCGCGTTTTAATGATTAAAAATACCTCACCTGATACAGGACTTGGGGTTTCATATAATTTTACTGCCTCCGAACTTACTGAAAATGCTGCTGTAGGTTTTGGTTTTACCGGGAACAATCAATACGGAGGGAGTGCATATGCAACCATTGATAATATTGTTATAGATGTTGCATTTGACCCAAGAGTGTTAGTAAGTGATGTTACCATCAATGAAGAAGGAGGATTTGCTAATGTAAGTGTCAGGTTTGAAGGAGAATTTCCCGGAGGGTTTACTATTGATTATGCAACACTGAATAATACTGCTTTTGCCGGAGCCGATTATACAACTACCAGTGGAACATTAAATTTTTCCGGTATAGATGGAGAAACGTTTAATATAGCTATTCCGGTTTTAGATGATGTCGTAGGAGAGGGTACAGAGAATTTTTCGTTAGTACTTTCCAATCCTTCAGATCCTTCTATAGCTTTTCATAGTGATGCCCTGATTTCCATACTGGATACCGACCCTGTTTTAACAAATAATCAACCCTTGATTTTGGTTGATAAATTTAACGGGTATTACAATTATACCACAACAGGAGGTTCTTTAAGAACCAATAATAATGCTACCGATCCATGTAGTATAACTACAACTTCATCTAATACATTGCTGGCTCCTATACCAGTGACGGCTACTATTGAGAAAGCTTACTTATATTGGGCTAACTCAAATCCTTATGCTGATGCGAATGTTACTTTTGAATCACAAAATGTAACAGCAGATAAAGTATACTGGTACAATGCGGCACCGGGATCAGGAGGATTTGATTTTTATGGTTATGTCAGCGATGTTACCAGTATTATTACTGCCATACCAGATCCTTCAAACAATATTTTTGATTTTGAAGACCTTACCATAGATACTACTACCGGTACTTATTGTGGTACCACTGTTTTGGGAGGTTGGAGTTTGATGATATTTTATGAAGATGCTTCATTGCCTGCAGTATCTATAAATTTATATGAAGGGTTTTATGGTTTACAGAATGAGGTAAGGAATTTTACATTAGACTCCTTTTATGCTACCGGAGGATCCGGAGCAAAAGCCACTTTTTTATCATGGGAAGGTGATCCGGATTTTTCCGGGGGAGGAGAAACTTTATCAATAACCAATCAGGGAAGTGTTACTTCAATTTTATCTGGTGATGGAGGACAAACAGGTGACAATGCATATAATTCCACCATTTATGATAACACTGTTACACCGACAATAGATATGACCGATTCCTATGGTTTAGATTTGGATACTTTTGATATTTCAGCTTTCTTAAATACCGGCGATACTGAGTTTACAGCAAATGTTGGGGCTGGAGGAGATTTGGTTTTTTCTAATGCAGTAATCTTAAAGGTAACTACTAATTTGGTAGAAGGATATGTTTTCGAAGATGTGAATTACCCCGGAGGCGCAGGTAGAGATTTTATAACTTCCGGAAGCGTGGGTATAGAAAATGTAACAGTAGAATTATACGATGCTGGTAATAACTTAATTGAAACAACAACAACTAATGCAACTGGAAGATATGTGTTTGCCGGCATGACAGATGGAAATTATAATGTAAGGGTTGTTAATTCAACAGTACGGTCAACTCGGGGAGGAGGTTCCGGTTGTACAGGTTGTTTTCCCGTACAAACCTTCAGGAGTTATCATGACGGGACATCTATTGTAAATGTTACCGGCGAGGTTGGAGGGAGCAATCCGGCAACCCAGGATGTGGCTGCAGGTAGTTTAACAGGGGCTCAATCAGTATCATCCTTTTCAGTAAGTGCCAGTGGAGTTGCAGGAATAGATTTCGGATTTAATTTTAATACCATAGTAAATACCAATGCATCAGGGCAAGGCTCTCTGGCTCAATTTATAGAAAATGCAAATAACCTGGATCAGTCTGGGTTAGATATAGAGTCCAATAGTATTTTTGATCCCCAGGTTGGAGAAGATACTTCCATATTTATGATTCCGCCTTTAGGGGACAGTCTTGGCAGGACAGCCGATGTTAATTTTTCCGGAGGAGTTTTTTCTATAAGTCAATCCGTAATCTTACCGGAAATAACCGGTATTAATACCCATATTGATGGTAGGACACAAACTGCCTATTCGGGAAATACAAATACTTTATCAATAAATGGAGGTGATGTAGGTGTTTCAGCCACTACCCTCACAACTATAGAGGCACCCGAAATAGAGATTGAAGGAAATACAGTGGCAGGAGATATTTTAAGAGTAAGTAACGAAGGGTGTATAATAAGAAATATGGCTGTGTATTCAATAAACAATCAAAATGCAATAAATATAGGAGGAACTATAAACACGGGTAATCCGGCAATAATAGAACAAAATTTTATAGGGGTTGATGCTGATAATGGGGCTTATACTACCAATACGGGAATAATAGTATCATCTTCTGCAGCAGTAACAATAAATACAAATTATATTGCCCGGAATACTACAGGCACCTTGATTAACGGGGGAACTCAAACAGTTATTTCAGATAATTATTATTTTACGAATAACCCAGACATAAATTGTTCTTCCGATGCTATTACCCTACAATCCGGTGCAGGAATTACTATAGAAAATAATCTTATAGAAAACTCAGGAGCAGCAGGAATTGATATGGTCAGCACTTATGCAGGAAACACACTCCTCAATGAAAATACTATAAAAAATTCAGGCCAATCTTCCTCTTGTACGGCAACTTCAGAAATATTTGGCATATCAGTGGCAGGAAATGATAATATCCTGTCAGGCAATATAATAAATGATAACGGAGGTGCGGGGATAATAGTTGGAGGGTCGGGAACAGGCAACCTGATTACTCAAAATTCAATATTTAATAATGGGGTTATTACGCCTGCATTGGGGATAGATTTAAATGCTGGTGGAGCTGATGATGCAGCAGACGGAATTACTTTAAATGATCTTAATGATACAGATGGGGGAGTGAATAGCCTCATTAACTTTCCTGTAATAGAAATTGCAGTAGCATCAGGAGGAAATCTCCATATAAAAGGGTGGGCGCCGGCAGGCTCAACCCTGGAATTTTTTCTCACGGATGTTTCGGAAGGAACGGCTACATTAGGTGATAACCGTTTAGGATTAAACAGTGATTATGGAGAAGGACAGACTTACCTCAATACATTTGTTGAAGGCGATGTAAATGATCTGGATTCAACAATTTCCTCTTATTCAGATTCTGACGGAAATACAGACAATACAAACAGGTTTTATTTTCAAATACCATCGGCTATAACTAATGGAGCTTATATAACCACTACTGCAACCTTGACTAACAATACTTCAGAATATTCACCTTCTGTTTTAGTAAAACCTGTAACGGTTATTACTAACAGACAGATTACTTATAGGGTGAAGCCAAAATAAACTATTTTTCATTTCCAGACCCTCAGTTAAAAAATTATTTTATAATAGTTTATCTAAAGACAATGGCGTTTTATCGAAGGATTTCATTTTGCCTGTCGAAAAGTAAAAAGACAGCCCTTTAATATTCTCTTAATTTGATTAAACAAAACAGAGTTAGAACAGTTTTGTATAAAAGAATGCCTCTAATTCTTTTAATTAATCAAATGAGCAGAACCTATGAACTTTTTTCAATGTAAAACTATTGTAGGGTTTATTTTCAATCAAAGAAAAAACAAAACATTTTATGAGAGAACATTTCTTTTTGTTGTTTTTTTTCTTCTTTATAAAGTTTCTGTAGCTCAGGGTATCATTATTAACGAAGTTTCTAATGGGCCTTCAGGAAGTCAGGAGTGGGTAGAGCTTCTTGTAACAGGAAATCCTTTATCCCCCACTGCAAATGTTGATTTAACAGGATGGATAATTGATGATAATAACGGAGATTTTGAAGGAAATCTTACCGGGGTAGGAATTGCCACAGGCCATATACAGTTTTCTAATATACTTAACAATGTGCCTCCGGGATCTTTGATAGTTATTTATAATGATACTGTTTCAGAACAAGACCCGGCACTTCCGCCAAATGACCCTTCGGATATAGATAATGACGGCATTTATGTACTGGCAGCAAATGATGTTGCTTTTAACGTATGCACCACCACTCCAACGGTCGGAGATGCAAGTTATAACTGTACGGATATTGTGGTTTCGGCTGCTACCGTAACCAATGTATGGTCCCGGATAGGATTAAGGAACGGAGGCGACGCTTTTCAAATTCGTAAACCGGATGGCACTTTTTTTCACGGATTTTCATATGGTGATGTAGGAGCACCTTTTCCCAATTTCCCAAGTGGAAAAACTTCTTTTAATGCAGGAACCGGAGGCTCAGGAAGTACTTTTAGTTTTTCTTGCGGAGATTGGGAAGAGGGCTCTAATTATTCTCAGGATACTACAACCAGAACCCCCGGAATTGCAAATGATAGTTCAAATCAGATATTTATAAATAAAATTGTAGACGGCTCTTTAAATTATACAAATTTAAGCGATCCGGCTAATTGTTCTTCCTGTAGTATAACAGAGGCCGGAGTAAGTAATATAGCTTGTGATGATAACGGAACACCTTTTGACACTTCTGATGATACTTTTTCTTTTACCTTAAATCCTCAAGGTGAAGGGTTGGGAACAACCTACTCCGTTTCAGGTGATATTACTGCAAATGGAATTTCTTATGGGGTAGCAACCTCATTCGGCCCTTACCCTGCATTAGCAGGGAATTTGTCTATAACCATAACCGATGAGATAACCGGTACATGTCAGTTGGCAAATGTAGTCGTGGCTTCGCCCGGGCCATGTCTCGATGCTGATGGAGATGGGATTGAAAATGAAGTTGATTTGGATGACGATAATGATGGTATATTAGACGTGGTTGAATGTGGAAATCCCGGGAATGATAATCTGGTTTTAAACGGTGATTTTTCTTCCGGTTATTTTGATAATTGGACAGGAGGAGGTTCTTTATGGCAAAATGTAAATCAATATGCTTTTTTTGAAGAATATTCGGCAGCTACCGAAGCTATAGAACAAACCATAACCGTAACCCCCACTGTACAACACACCTTGTCTTTTGATTTAGGGACAATTTCAACCTATGCTAATTCAACTATTTTTAATGTATATGTGGAAGGAAATTTAGTATATACCACAACCTCCGATCAGATTTTTACTAACAACGGGGGAGATTCCGCCCATACAGGAGGAGGTAATATTTCCAATACTTCCAATATATCAGTCAACTTTATACCCGTATTGGCATCGGTAACAATAAAATTTGAAGGTTCCGCTTTAGTGCATTCACATGATGAATTATTTTTAGATAATGTAATGGTATCAGTGACCAACAGTTGTGAAGATACGGATGGCGACGGAGTGCCTAATAATTTTGATCTGGATAGTGACAATGATGGTATTTACGATATAATTGAAGCCGGTCACGATCAGTCTTTTACAAATGGTATTTTTCTGGGAACTGTAGGAATAGACGGGGTGCCGGACACAGTGCAGGATGCAGGGCAGGAAAATAGCGGGACAGTTAATTACAGTATAAGGGATAGTGATGGTGATAACGTATATGACTTTTTAGAGAGTGATAGTGATAATGACGGTTGTAATGATGTAATCGAGGCTGGTTTTACTTCAAGCACTACTACCTTAGGAGAATTAAACGGTACGGGTTATGACAGCTCCACGGGTTTAGTTTCAGGTAATTCGGACGGATACAGTCTGCCGGCCGATAATGATTCTAATTCGATGTATGATTTCAGAGAGACAGGTACTTATCCCTCTATAACAACACATCCTGTTAATCAAAATGTAGCCGAAGGCGGCACGGCTATTTTTTCGGTAACGGCGACAGGAATCAGTTTAATTTATCAATGGCAGGTAAGTACTGATGATGGAAATACTTATGCCGATATTCCGGGAGCCACCTCTTCAGTATTAACCTTTACAGGAGTTACAGCATCAGAAAATGGTAATTTCTATAGAGTGCTTGTATATAATGGAAATTTTATTTGCGGATCAGTCAACTCCGCTACTGCAGTTCTGTATATTAGTGCCGATACCGATAACGATGGAATAATAGATGCTGTAGATTTAGATGATGATAATGACGGTATTTATGATATTGATGAATTGGCTACCTGTTCAGAAACAGATCCGGTGGTTACCAATACTATTTTTTTTGAAAACTTTGGTGTTGCAGATGGAACACGAGTATCTACACCCTTTACTAACTATTTATATGAATCCGGCCCCACTGTTGATTATGACACAAGTGTAAATGACGGAGAGTATACCATATTTGAAGATATTCAGGCCACTGCCATTTGGGCATCATCCATCTGGCAGTCCATAGGCGATCATACAACCGGAACTGATAGAATGGCTATTTTTAATGCTAATGATACCGCAGGACTCGAATTTTATAGAAGAACCCTGACAAATGTAGACATTAACGCTCCTGTAGACATTTCTTTATGGGTTTTAAATCTTGATTTGAATATTCCGGAAAATGACGGACGGCCTGAGCCTAATATAACAATCTCCTTAGAACAAAATGGAATAACGGTTTATTCTTTCGACACAGGGGTAATTCCAAGAGAAGCCAATGGCGATCCTAATGCCTGGAAAAATTATACAGGATCATTTACACCTGTATCTTCTGATCCTATTGAAATCGTAATGGTCAATAATGTAATAGGAGGGGGAGGGAACGATCTCGCTATAGATGATATATTAATTACTCAGTCATTTTGCGATAGTGACGGCGACGGAATTATAAATACTTTGGAGGTTGATAGTGATGGAGACGGATGCTATGATGTGACAGAAGCAGGGTTTACAGATCCTGACAACGACGGGTTTTTAGGAAACTTTCCGGTTACAGTTAATCCTGACGGTACGGTAATATGGAGCGATGGTTATACTACTCCGGCCGATGGAAACTCGAATACTATTTACGATTTTACTGAAGCAGGAACAATACCTTCAATAGTTGTTCAGCCGGCAAATAGGGTAGCTTATGCAGGTGGTACAAGTGAATTTATTGTAAATGCCAACGGGGATACCTACCAGTGGCAGGTTAGTAATGATGGGGGGATAAATTTTATTAATGTAACCGATAATAGTATTTATTCCGGCACAGCTACCAATACACTTGCCATTAATACTGTCAATTTAGATATGAATGAATATGCCTATAAAGTAATAATCTCCAATTCAGGTTATAAATGCGACAGTATTACTTCCTCTACAGTTTTACTTTATGTAAGAGTTAAAACGGTTATAACTAACAGGCAGATTACTTATAGGGTAAGGCCTCAATAAAATGATTGTTTTTTTGATTTTTGCAAGAC includes:
- a CDS encoding lamin tail domain-containing protein, which codes for MNFFQCKTIVGFIFNQRKNKTFYERTFLFVVFFLLYKVSVAQGIIINEVSNGPSGSQEWVELLVTGNPLSPTANVDLTGWIIDDNNGDFEGNLTGVGIATGHIQFSNILNNVPPGSLIVIYNDTVSEQDPALPPNDPSDIDNDGIYVLAANDVAFNVCTTTPTVGDASYNCTDIVVSAATVTNVWSRIGLRNGGDAFQIRKPDGTFFHGFSYGDVGAPFPNFPSGKTSFNAGTGGSGSTFSFSCGDWEEGSNYSQDTTTRTPGIANDSSNQIFINKIVDGSLNYTNLSDPANCSSCSITEAGVSNIACDDNGTPFDTSDDTFSFTLNPQGEGLGTTYSVSGDITANGISYGVATSFGPYPALAGNLSITITDEITGTCQLANVVVASPGPCLDADGDGIENEVDLDDDNDGILDVVECGNPGNDNLVLNGDFSSGYFDNWTGGGSLWQNVNQYAFFEEYSAATEAIEQTITVTPTVQHTLSFDLGTISTYANSTIFNVYVEGNLVYTTTSDQIFTNNGGDSAHTGGGNISNTSNISVNFIPVLASVTIKFEGSALVHSHDELFLDNVMVSVTNSCEDTDGDGVPNNFDLDSDNDGIYDIIEAGHDQSFTNGIFLGTVGIDGVPDTVQDAGQENSGTVNYSIRDSDGDNVYDFLESDSDNDGCNDVIEAGFTSSTTTLGELNGTGYDSSTGLVSGNSDGYSLPADNDSNSMYDFRETGTYPSITTHPVNQNVAEGGTAIFSVTATGISLIYQWQVSTDDGNTYADIPGATSSVLTFTGVTASENGNFYRVLVYNGNFICGSVNSATAVLYISADTDNDGIIDAVDLDDDNDGIYDIDELATCSETDPVVTNTIFFENFGVADGTRVSTPFTNYLYESGPTVDYDTSVNDGEYTIFEDIQATAIWASSIWQSIGDHTTGTDRMAIFNANDTAGLEFYRRTLTNVDINAPVDISLWVLNLDLNIPENDGRPEPNITISLEQNGITVYSFDTGVIPREANGDPNAWKNYTGSFTPVSSDPIEIVMVNNVIGGGGNDLAIDDILITQSFCDSDGDGIINTLEVDSDGDGCYDVTEAGFTDPDNDGFLGNFPVTVNPDGTVIWSDGYTTPADGNSNTIYDFTEAGTIPSIVVQPANRVAYAGGTSEFIVNANGDTYQWQVSNDGGINFINVTDNSIYSGTATNTLAINTVNLDMNEYAYKVIISNSGYKCDSITSSTVLLYVRVKTVITNRQITYRVRPQ
- a CDS encoding beta strand repeat-containing protein, which gives rise to MRRLHAYLKTFIKINNLTALFLINALIVMQESYSQETFGDDFETVSYGNNTGTLNFTGDWIEVNETTNSTTGKITITSNQLRLQGLNSLADFIYRNLDLTGATSATITWDYDISNLSNNRRLALIVWDDVVEQYVDRVLMIKNTSPDTGLGVSYNFTASELTENAAVGFGFTGNNQYGGSAYATIDNIVIDVAFDPRVLVSDVTINEEGGFANVSVRFEGEFPGGFTIDYATLNNTAFAGADYTTTSGTLNFSGIDGETFNIAIPVLDDVVGEGTENFSLVLSNPSDPSIAFHSDALISILDTDPVLTNNQPLILVDKFNGYYNYTTTGGSLRTNNNATDPCSITTTSSNTLLAPIPVTATIEKAYLYWANSNPYADANVTFESQNVTADKVYWYNAAPGSGGFDFYGYVSDVTSIITAIPDPSNNIFDFEDLTIDTTTGTYCGTTVLGGWSLMIFYEDASLPAVSINLYEGFYGLQNEVRNFTLDSFYATGGSGAKATFLSWEGDPDFSGGGETLSITNQGSVTSILSGDGGQTGDNAYNSTIYDNTVTPTIDMTDSYGLDLDTFDISAFLNTGDTEFTANVGAGGDLVFSNAVILKVTTNLVEGYVFEDVNYPGGAGRDFITSGSVGIENVTVELYDAGNNLIETTTTNATGRYVFAGMTDGNYNVRVVNSTVRSTRGGGSGCTGCFPVQTFRSYHDGTSIVNVTGEVGGSNPATQDVAAGSLTGAQSVSSFSVSASGVAGIDFGFNFNTIVNTNASGQGSLAQFIENANNLDQSGLDIESNSIFDPQVGEDTSIFMIPPLGDSLGRTADVNFSGGVFSISQSVILPEITGINTHIDGRTQTAYSGNTNTLSINGGDVGVSATTLTTIEAPEIEIEGNTVAGDILRVSNEGCIIRNMAVYSINNQNAINIGGTINTGNPAIIEQNFIGVDADNGAYTTNTGIIVSSSAAVTINTNYIARNTTGTLINGGTQTVISDNYYFTNNPDINCSSDAITLQSGAGITIENNLIENSGAAGIDMVSTYAGNTLLNENTIKNSGQSSSCTATSEIFGISVAGNDNILSGNIINDNGGAGIIVGGSGTGNLITQNSIFNNGVITPALGIDLNAGGADDAADGITLNDLNDTDGGVNSLINFPVIEIAVASGGNLHIKGWAPAGSTLEFFLTDVSEGTATLGDNRLGLNSDYGEGQTYLNTFVEGDVNDLDSTISSYSDSDGNTDNTNRFYFQIPSAITNGAYITTTATLTNNTSEYSPSVLVKPVTVITNRQITYRVKPK